Part of the Acropora palmata chromosome 10, jaAcrPala1.3, whole genome shotgun sequence genome, tgtggtagacacggaataatctgttgagttttggcgatggaaatactgcagggagtttggaaacaacacctaaggccgcgcgcggttgtgggatacggcgttaaaatttttctccccagtcctccaaattacgtcaccagatcacctggatgCGATACGATTACTTCTCCTCGTTTAACCAAtcatataatataatataacataatataatatttcttgcttaagttccctaatgTCTCCCATGTATAAATCCCACATCCCGAGTCCCGCTTTCAAGATTGAGCATATCCTGTTCTTGCTGTTGTATTTTATGTCCCTCTTCACGTCCCAACAAATTTCCATTATCCGACATCCGGCTTCGATTTCAAGCCCTATCCCGCATCCCGCCAAACTTGTGTTGGACACCGTGAATTGCAAGGTAACAGTGAGAATAAAAACTCTAAACCCATAAAAGTCGCATTACCACAATGAaggatttggaaagctgacgtttcgggTGTGACCCCTTCGTCATTCgacttttatcaactcatttgataaaaccaaattaaaGATTTTCTTGCCCCTGAAATTCTGCTAAGCTATTTTCCGAAATTGAGAAAATTTCGAAGTAGGGATCCTGCCGGTCTAGGAACAAAATTTCCATTCTATGAAAGTTATTTCCGCACGTTTCGTACAATGAACacaattttaagcaaacagctaccaagaaaacaaagactaAACTTGAAGTAAAATCTCCTGCCGTCTTCAGTGGAAATTGCTAACGTAACCCTTTGAAACaagtaagaacaaaaaataccGTGTTTATACAATCCTAAGCAAATACCAAGGCGATATATATATGAGTTTAATCGATCACCAGGCCGGAACTGTTTAGACAAAAAGTTATTCAATAGATATTTATTCCGGATTTCAGCCACCTCAAGTCTTTTTTCATGTCAGTGCTTCAGTGCTTCAATGAATGACTCACCATATGATCAGTTTTAATCTGTTTGCTTTTCGTATTATTACAATGAAACACATGTTCCTTGCTTCATCTGAAACAATGAAACGGCAGAAGATTAATGCATCAATGTATCAAAAGAGATCGAGTTGTTTTCAATTAACTTTTGTAGCTGCTGTTGCTGTTTCCTTTTTGTAACTGAGACCTAATCTAGCAAAATGACCCTGACAAGTTTACCGGCAATGAACACCGTTTTAAAACCTCATTTTTCAAtcttgctttttgtttgaaaaggaTCTTCATAAATAGATTTCGAAAAGTATTTAGCCATAGTCCATGGTTTTTTCCCTGTAAATAGCTCAATTAAGCTTGTTTTACGCGAATCTACCTTTTTTaacgttcattttttaacgTTCAATCCAAGTTCATCAGTTCCCGCCCAATTAGGCAACCTTGATCAGTTAGTGGCGCGAAAGAAAGCTTTCACTCCGTGTACTTCAGAAGGAGGAAATATAGCTGTAGAAAAAGTCCTGGGATATCGAATATGTCAACGAGAAATCGAGAAGAGCTCCTGTGCATTGACTCGTACAGCTCACTGACAATTTTGCGCTAAATTTGCGAGTGCAAAATTTTCATGATTTGTGCACGGTGCTACGTTAAGCTTGAGGCTTATGAGGTCGTGGATATGTTTATCAGAAGGTAATCAGAAACCAAACTAACAGGAGGAAATCAGTTTGCtgttcacaaaattgaagctaGAGTTGAGTTGGGAACCAGTAGAAGATAAATGTACTGGAAGGCcagaacaaaatttgaatttggccACCCGCATTAAAATCCACTGAACTTGATCAATGGACCACACCGTCTCCTTAAAGACGATGAAAGCACCGCCTAATTAGATCTAGTAGCCAATGAATGAATTGAAATAACGTCCTAATATCGTAGTAGACAATGGGTTACAGTAACATCCGTTGAACAGATGCTAGCAGCAGAAAAAAGTACAAACACAAGACTCCCTAAAAATATATGCcagcgaaaaaaaagagaaaattaccTAAGATCGTGAAAAGCCATAATTTTGACAAAGATGCAAAACCATTTTAGATGTTtccgtaaaaaaaaatggtatttTTCTAATGTTTGTTCCACAACCGTTTTAAATGACACTGAAAGTGACAAAATCGTTTCCAGTTTTCGACtccaaaatgagaaaaaggtTAAAACAATTTGATTTAATTGGGTCCTTTTGCACCTGCTTAGTAAATAAGAAAAGACTGGTATTTACTAAGTGGTTAATTGGCTGATCAATTTGACGGAttgttcctttgaaaagtTCGAACATACCCATCAGTTAGTATCCGTATTTACTTTCAAAAGTGACTTAGTAAAAAGGTTCATTTCCTTATTCCGTTATTCCGTTAGTTTAAATATAAAGATATTTCCTCGTGAAAAATGCTAAAAGCTACCAATGAAAATATATGCACATTTTAATAGAACGGTTAATAAATCAAATAGCGACTTGTGTTTTGGATTAAAATTTGGAATGCTTTCTGTATCAGTGGTTTttatctgtttcttttttacgTTTCTTGTTGATcttgaataataattcaattttttgacgAATCTATTTGCATGTCACTTTTATAAAGGACAATGTTTCAAATCAACACTTAAAATGTTAATTGAAGTTTTTCCAAGAGACTTTACAGCTTTTTGGGGCAATGGATGTCGGCCtcttcaaaaaaataaaacaagcaacgattttattgctgttgttaataaaatatctttcaaggtaatttatccaaaataGCGATTTTAATATTCCTTCAACTAATGCCTCATACAATAAAGGGTACTGGTCGTTTTGAAATCATTGCTGTCTACGGTTTCACTCTGGCAAACCAAGAGACTGATCACATCTAAATCATGATAAAATCAATTAACAATAAGCTCCGTTCACATCGAAAAAGACAAATTGCATTTCTTTGCATCTAATTCAGTTTTATTATCATCTGACGCACATTCATCTAATTGCTCTTAATTTAGAAACGAAGTTTATCTTTGAGAAACCCAAGGAGGAGGTAATATAAAGTTAAATCTAAGGCTACAATGTATTTTAAGTTTTTGAGACAAGAAAAATCCGAGGCGTCGTGCGGAGCTCTAGAAAGGTGTATTATGATCCAGTTGACTCACAATACCCCCTGGAAGTCTTAAAACTTAAATGTTTCCACAGTTCACGACTAAACATTCAATATGGAACCTGTTTTAAAATCTCTTACATAGCATCGCGTGCAGCGATGAAATAGGACTGGCACATGAAGCATTAAAGCGGTTCTCGACGCAGAATTTACAATCAAGCGAAGAGAATAATTGGGATCAATTAGTAAGAAACGCAAAAAAATGACtgtttttcagtttccttCAACGATATCAACAATTGTTCGTAATGACCACACTGACCAAGAAACTTACTCGGTCGAAAGCCCTTGAGTTCGCAAAAACCTTGGGATATAAAATAGATGGGCTTACAGAAGCTACAAACCCTACAGTTTTATGGATTAAAGAGGTCATCATTTTAACCATTGCCTGGATTAGGGGGCTTTCTGTTGAGGAAAATATAAttccgaaaaaagaaaaccttgtGAAAGGGAAATTGGAGAAAGAAAGACAACAGAGGTGAATGAATTAATATGGGGACGTCTCTCCAGTGTTCTGAGAACTGATCATGAAAGCCGCAGTGCTGAATCCTACGCACAAGGGCAAACCTTCAAATCGAAAGAAACTTTTAGCGCAATAAAAACTATGATTCTGTTATGTACTCACGTATTGGGCATAATAATCCCaggatttttctttcaagactGAGTATAGGAAGAAATTATGGCTCTGAAGGAGTTGTccgtttttcctttctaaCGTATGTATACCGTCTCCTGGGATAGCAGCGATTATTCTAGTCGCAAAGAGCAGCTGGTAAAGGAACTTAAAGGCGTACAAGCAGAGATGAACTGGCCGGAAGAGGCCTTGACTGGAAGTTTGCGCTGCAATTAACAAAATGACATAAGTATATTACAGTGCAGATGAAATTTGGTGAAATTTAATTAGGGCTGTTGCATTGGTTTTTCAGAGAGGGACGTTAGCCCTTGATACAACAGGACCGTGCGCAAAGGGACTGTGTCCGTAGTGGACTCCGATTAAAAACGAAAAGTCTGCAcacttgaaaaatgtcttctaaTTTTGCAACGCCAACCTGTAAAGAAGTAAAATCGCCTAAAAATGGCTATTGGAATAAACTGTGAATGTCTTAACcaactgcaaacaaaaatatgacAATTATTCCACGCAAGTAATTCACTGGGAAAATGCGAAAGATATTCATCTCAGCGGTAAAAAGGGAGTATTTAAGATCTGTTCCTTACTGTTCATTTGCAAGGTAATTAACTGATCAGGGTATAGATTCTCACGAAGTGATCATACCTAACGCATGCGCCGAAATAAGATATGATTGGTGTACAAATGCAATTGTATCCACTACCGAATAACTCATTTACGAACACTGTTCCCCTGTTTCAAGACGACTCGTCGATCCCTGAACACCAGCGTTGAAGCGTCGCTAAGCTGTGTATCTTCGTGCAAGTGAAACTAATTCCTAAGTAAGTTGTTGAGTAATAGTCACCATACGTGTCCAACACAGCTGCATGATGAGCCGCTTTGTATAGGCGTCGCAAGGTGTCATATAGTTTCCGTTAAGCCTAACAACTTTATTCAGCACTGTTTGATTAGGGTTCTTTGAGCTCGGTGCATGGTCAGGAAACTCATTTTGTCGATACAACAACTGCCTTTGAAATGACACCTACATTTTGATACACTTTTCAGTCATTATTCTTCGCCAGATACGTAACTGTAATGATGTTCAACAGTAATCTTATACCTGTTATACTTATAAAAATTAAGGTTGCACAGAATTGGGATAcgtttcaaaaattgaaaaccaaCGAAACCGAAGTGTATCAATTGCTGATAACTCAGCAACCCGATACTAATCCGAGTTCTCCCGAACAGGAGTCGCTGAGGCATGGCTTCGCCCCGCGCTTGtccaagcaaaaaaaatcagtgtACTCAAACACTTAACCTTTGCGggaaaaaattatgataaacATCAAGAGTTGGTCGGTCGTGTTTTGTTCCGTTAAAAGTACGTGATATCTGTCACAGAGACAATCCCTACATACAGAAATCAGTTACGTCGACGAACAaacttgaatgaaatgagtgtaTGGTTGcacgtttatttttttgtttctgtggtTGTCAAGACGCCGACTTATTAAACAACTATACGCTTAGTAATTGCATGGAAAAGCCACGGAAATAATAGCTATAAGAAAAGCgcttttttcgatttttcggCCATTAGTCCCCAAATACAGGGTTAGCTCTCTtatttgaaacaataaaaaatcaagCTCTTGTCAGATTAAATGCAATCATAATATTGAACTACTTCTCAACAAGTGCTGCCGTGAAGATGAAATAGAGAGTCGTTTCGAACCGTTTTATAAAATTTATTCGTTGGTAGCTTCCCTCTAGAGGTTCCTTCTCTAAACCATAAACTACTTACTGGAAAACAGAATCCTGATTTGTATGTCAACTATtcttctttatttacaatgcCACGGCTGCTAGGTTTCTGTCAAAATAAAGCCAATATGAATTTGACACTTATTCCATAACAACACACATTACGTGTcttagcaaaaacaaaagttctCGAGCTTGCCAAACAGTTCGTGCGAGCAAGCATGCACGGCTAAGTCCCTATTCTGGTGcgtaaatttgaatttaaattgATTTAACAAAAGACGACGAACAAACCACCAAATCACTAATTCAATAATTGTGCTTTGATGTTAACGACCTTGTCTCTGATTTCTTTAAGGAAGTGTTTATTAATGGTCCTGATCAAAAGTTGTAATTTCTGTGAAGTTAAAAGTCGTTCCGGTAGGCCAGTGGAATTAACTTTAGACCAAAATAACATTTCTCCGTGTGGTCCAAAAGTCCACAGCACCCAATATACAGTTGCTTTATTAGTACCCGAGGGACTGACCTTTGGACTCACGCGTCTTCAGTGTTTCTGTAAGATATCC contains:
- the LOC141893665 gene encoding uncharacterized protein LOC141893665 — encoded protein: MSYSVVDTIAFVHQSYLISAHALAQTSSQGLFRPVHLCLYAFKFLYQLLFATRIIAAIPGDGIHTLERKNGQLLQSHNFFLYSVLKEKSWDYYAQYMKQGTCVSL